One window from the genome of Gimesia aquarii encodes:
- a CDS encoding DcaP family trimeric outer membrane transporter has translation MRSFTGLIIILIVILVPVDGWAQDNLFSDPELAIAHSTIDGSQQVIQTEFIPPAPATENRNSATQPAPEFGETGYVNLDQIDEQRFVGPYTSRSLAYENLGLNLYAPPAFEGGLIVFGPNVAMKFGGFVKADFIHDFNPIDSTDSFITTDIPVGAPPRTNTRFHARQSRLSFDTRWISDEQVIRIYVEGDFFSADDQFRLRHAYGEVGSLLVGQTWTTFTDVAAAPATLDFEGSVSNVNRRQAQARWTRTIFHDDLSLALAVEDTRFIIDTPTGITGEPRNPSPDFVGHLRLMRERGQFQAAGLYRIVGFQPTGQAVITRSAWGFNFTGVYLLSDSIKAYSQIVFGKGIGSYRDLPDAAPTATDRSGLLSLFGWMVGMTHDWNEDLSSNFTYAENSLGTTPFQNPNDVDETTYLAANLIWSPLERVQVGVEYLYGIRKNVNGATGDAHRIQASFIFDLP, from the coding sequence ATGCGATCCTTTACAGGATTGATCATAATCCTGATTGTCATTCTGGTTCCCGTTGACGGGTGGGCACAGGACAACCTGTTTTCCGACCCGGAGTTAGCGATTGCGCACAGTACAATCGACGGTAGTCAGCAGGTAATACAAACTGAATTTATACCACCTGCTCCAGCAACGGAAAACAGGAACTCTGCTACACAGCCTGCTCCGGAATTTGGAGAAACTGGTTACGTCAATCTTGATCAAATCGACGAGCAACGGTTTGTGGGACCTTATACTTCCCGGTCACTTGCTTATGAAAATCTTGGCCTCAATCTGTATGCCCCTCCTGCATTCGAAGGGGGTTTGATTGTATTTGGTCCCAATGTCGCCATGAAGTTTGGTGGCTTCGTGAAAGCGGACTTTATTCACGATTTCAATCCTATCGACTCGACCGACTCTTTCATTACCACCGACATACCGGTCGGCGCACCGCCACGAACAAATACACGATTTCACGCCAGACAATCTCGTTTAAGTTTTGACACCCGCTGGATCTCTGATGAGCAAGTCATTCGTATTTATGTGGAAGGTGACTTTTTCAGCGCAGATGATCAATTTCGACTTCGACATGCCTACGGCGAAGTTGGTTCTCTACTGGTGGGACAAACATGGACCACATTTACAGATGTGGCAGCCGCTCCTGCAACACTTGATTTTGAAGGCTCAGTGTCCAACGTCAATCGGCGACAAGCGCAAGCCAGATGGACACGAACGATTTTTCATGATGACTTAAGTTTGGCACTGGCAGTCGAAGATACGCGATTCATTATTGATACTCCTACAGGAATCACAGGAGAACCACGCAACCCATCACCTGACTTCGTTGGGCATTTGCGCCTGATGCGGGAACGAGGCCAGTTTCAGGCAGCTGGGCTTTATCGCATCGTGGGTTTCCAACCAACAGGGCAAGCTGTGATTACCAGATCTGCCTGGGGATTCAATTTTACGGGAGTTTACCTGCTTTCGGATTCAATCAAAGCATATTCACAAATTGTGTTTGGTAAAGGAATCGGGAGTTACCGTGATCTGCCGGACGCTGCTCCCACTGCAACAGACCGTAGTGGATTGCTGTCTCTCTTCGGTTGGATGGTCGGTATGACACATGACTGGAACGAGGATCTGAGTTCAAACTTCACCTATGCTGAAAACAGCCTAGGTACAACTCCCTTTCAAAATCCGAACGACGTAGACGAAACCACGTATCTGGCCGCTAATTTAATCTGGTCTCCCTTAGAACGCGTCCAGGTCGGTGTCGAATACTTATATGGCATACGCAAAAACGTGAATGGCGCTACAGGTGACGCACATCGAATTCAAGCTTCGTTTATTTTTGATTTGCCTTGA
- the csrA gene encoding carbon storage regulator CsrA, whose product MLVLSRQRDESIIIGDNIVITIVDIRGDKVRLGIQAPTEIPVHRQEVYDAIQRENALKESGEHRPSPQSPSKNAGERSS is encoded by the coding sequence ATGCTTGTTTTGTCGAGACAACGCGACGAGAGCATCATCATCGGTGACAATATTGTCATTACAATTGTCGATATCCGAGGTGATAAAGTACGGTTAGGAATTCAAGCCCCAACAGAAATTCCAGTACACCGTCAGGAAGTGTACGATGCGATTCAGCGAGAAAACGCACTCAAAGAATCGGGTGAGCACCGTCCCTCACCTCAATCGCCTTCCAAAAATGCCGGCGAGCGATCATCCTGA
- a CDS encoding class I SAM-dependent methyltransferase has protein sequence MIPRQLEPEVMDTREEAVDYNAMHHGEVNRLFVDDLLEFVLNGQNALGNSARSVSITVLDLGTGTALIPIELCNRIDRIKVVAVDMAQEMLKLAQENIKQVNLEHRIVLEIVDAKKLSFSDQTFDIVISNSLIHHIPDPITVFREVIRVLKPGGFLFMRDLVRPDFVDQVDHLVEAYAGQENHHQQQLLRDSLHAALTFKEVQGLLEELSLPKNAARMSSDRHWTVSLTLPRST, from the coding sequence ATGATTCCTCGACAGCTTGAGCCGGAAGTCATGGATACTCGAGAGGAAGCTGTCGACTATAATGCAATGCATCACGGCGAAGTCAACCGTTTATTTGTGGATGACTTACTGGAATTTGTCCTTAATGGTCAGAACGCTCTTGGAAATTCTGCCAGGTCGGTATCGATAACCGTGCTTGATCTCGGAACAGGAACTGCCTTGATTCCAATTGAACTGTGTAACCGCATTGATCGAATCAAAGTGGTTGCGGTCGATATGGCTCAAGAGATGTTGAAACTGGCACAGGAGAATATCAAACAGGTTAACTTGGAGCACAGAATTGTTCTGGAGATTGTTGATGCCAAAAAACTGTCTTTTTCAGATCAGACCTTTGACATCGTGATCTCCAACAGTCTGATTCACCATATCCCCGACCCCATCACAGTGTTTCGTGAGGTCATTCGCGTACTCAAACCAGGAGGTTTTCTGTTCATGCGCGATCTGGTTCGACCAGATTTTGTTGACCAGGTGGATCATCTGGTTGAAGCCTATGCGGGGCAGGAGAACCATCATCAACAGCAACTGTTGAGAGATTCTTTACATGCGGCACTGACATTCAAGGAAGTTCAGGGATTGTTGGAGGAACTTTCCTTACCCAAAAATGCGGCACGCATGTCATCCGATCGACACTGGACCGTTTCTTTAACTCTGCCCCGTTCAACATGA
- a CDS encoding DUF6891 domain-containing protein — protein sequence MLDSEVIEEMSWYVRSGFYDKQDLTRIFCEEMYAPGDLDEALVSTAIDSELAKWEEEKKSWPTVTDCDRLDSAFTALNKRGIISLQNAGNTQTDGFEIFQVYLEEHPQPATVMGYCFYHKQDLERVVAGHDLYLSFGPIDPKEEKTKGIKVGQVVFEELERVGFKVEWDGTFNERLKVVGLVWQKR from the coding sequence ATGCTGGATTCAGAAGTTATAGAAGAAATGTCCTGGTACGTTCGTTCTGGGTTTTATGACAAGCAGGATTTGACTCGAATATTTTGTGAAGAGATGTATGCGCCCGGTGATCTTGATGAGGCTTTGGTTTCTACCGCCATTGATTCTGAGTTGGCAAAATGGGAAGAGGAGAAGAAGTCCTGGCCGACGGTTACTGACTGTGATCGTCTCGACTCTGCTTTTACAGCTTTGAATAAAAGAGGAATTATCTCGCTACAAAATGCTGGTAATACACAGACCGATGGATTTGAGATCTTTCAAGTTTACCTGGAGGAACATCCCCAGCCGGCAACTGTCATGGGATACTGTTTTTATCATAAGCAAGACCTGGAGCGCGTTGTGGCCGGCCATGATTTGTATCTGTCTTTCGGCCCCATTGATCCAAAAGAGGAAAAAACAAAGGGGATTAAAGTGGGGCAGGTCGTCTTCGAAGAACTAGAACGTGTAGGCTTTAAGGTTGAATGGGATGGTACCTTTAATGAGCGATTGAAAGTAGTAGGCTTGGTTTGGCAGAAACGATAG
- a CDS encoding tRNA dihydrouridine synthase, with amino-acid sequence MLVHQITPVSIGSYQLESPLFQAALSGYSDYPMRVIAAKLGAAYTLCEVMIDRMIVQSKQGKQHTMMYCHQDEFPVGGQLMGSEPEEFGPAAQRLVEAGFDVIDINFGCPVKKVMSRCRGGYHLGQPEVALEIVSRVRDVVPDHIPVTLKMRRGIDDTAESEDNFFHIFDGAYERGLAAITVHGRTVHQKYVGPSNWEFLKKVKQHAGTKTVIGSGDLFSPQACIDMLRVTHVDGVSIARGAIGNPWIFQQTAELLKGHLISPPDIYEQRAVITEHFQIAYDFYGERKVCNTMRKFGIFYSELHPQRKAVRDAFIAVKTAKQWLEVLKQWYGNNSPGEFPPVKEPNPLSLEAPT; translated from the coding sequence ATGTTAGTCCATCAGATAACCCCGGTCTCTATTGGCTCTTATCAATTAGAATCTCCCTTGTTTCAAGCTGCTTTGAGCGGTTATAGCGATTACCCCATGCGGGTCATCGCGGCAAAGTTAGGTGCAGCGTACACACTTTGCGAAGTGATGATTGACCGCATGATTGTTCAATCCAAACAAGGTAAGCAGCACACAATGATGTATTGCCATCAGGATGAATTCCCTGTTGGTGGTCAACTGATGGGCTCAGAACCGGAAGAATTTGGCCCTGCCGCACAGCGATTAGTAGAAGCTGGCTTTGATGTCATCGACATTAATTTCGGTTGTCCCGTTAAAAAAGTGATGAGCCGGTGTCGTGGTGGCTATCACTTGGGTCAACCAGAAGTGGCACTGGAAATTGTTTCCCGCGTTCGAGATGTTGTTCCAGACCACATTCCCGTCACACTAAAAATGAGGCGTGGCATTGATGATACAGCAGAATCGGAAGACAACTTCTTTCATATTTTTGATGGTGCTTACGAACGGGGTCTGGCAGCAATCACTGTGCATGGACGAACGGTGCATCAAAAATATGTCGGCCCCAGTAACTGGGAATTTCTCAAAAAAGTCAAACAGCATGCGGGAACGAAAACGGTCATTGGAAGCGGTGACCTGTTCTCTCCTCAAGCCTGCATCGATATGCTGCGCGTGACTCACGTAGACGGTGTTTCCATCGCGCGAGGTGCGATCGGAAATCCCTGGATCTTTCAGCAAACAGCTGAGTTACTCAAAGGTCATTTGATTTCTCCACCAGATATCTATGAGCAGCGCGCTGTCATTACAGAGCATTTTCAGATTGCTTACGATTTCTATGGAGAGAGAAAAGTCTGTAACACGATGAGAAAATTCGGAATCTTTTATTCAGAACTTCATCCACAACGAAAAGCAGTTCGTGACGCATTTATTGCCGTCAAAACGGCAAAACAGTGGTTAGAGGTTTTAAAGCAGTGGTATGGAAACAACAGCCCAGGAGAATTCCCACCTGTTAAGGAACCGAATCCCTTGTCTCTAGAGGCACCAACTTAA
- a CDS encoding ATP-dependent Clp protease ATP-binding subunit — MYERFTDRARKVMQLANQEAQRFNHEYIGTEHILLGLVKEGSGVAANVLKNLDVDLRKIRLEVEKIVQSGPDMVTMGKLPQTPRAKKVIEYAMEEARNLNHNYVGTEHLLLGLLREQDGVAAQVLMNLGLKLEEVREEVLNLLGHGLEGGEAGERTPGTGSQKAGKSKTPALDSFGRDLTELAKQKKLDPVIGRSKEIERVIQILCRRQKNNPVLLGEAGVGKTAIVEGFAQMVVNGEVPDLLRDRRIVVLDLAMMVAGTKYRGQFEERIKAVMNEVRRAKNTILFIDELHTLVGAGGAEGAIDASNVLKPALSRGELQCIGATTLDEYRKYIEKDSALERRFQNVMVEPPTDSQTVEILRGLRERYEEHHKVQITDDALEKAVELSSRYITGRCLPDKAIDVIDEAGARIRLKSMVRPPDLKELEEESERLNQSKEEAVANQDFELAANLRDQADKLKKRKESLTQEWREKSKEVDGVVDAEVVAEVVAKITGVPLTRLSSEDTVRLLNMEDELHERVISQDEAIKQVSKAVRRSRSGLKDPKRPMGAFLFSGPTGVGKTLLAKTLAEFMFGDEDALIQIDMSEYMEKHNVSRLIGAPPGYVGFEEGGQLTEKIRRRPYAVVLLDEIEKAHPDVFNMLLQIMEEGHLTDSFGRKVDFKNVVLIMTTNAGAQGMAHGDAFGFRKADDDTSYDAMKRNLMHDLQKEFKPEFLGRLDEVVVFRKLTREELKQIVDIELSKVRSRLKEQGVTLELTDDTREFIIDKGSEGGELDYGARPLRRSVERYIEDPLAEELLRGSFEGKNKVLVEVREVDGEKQLGFEGSYEAETEELETVGSVEGAEGDA, encoded by the coding sequence ATGTACGAGCGGTTTACAGATCGAGCTCGAAAAGTGATGCAGTTGGCAAATCAAGAAGCCCAACGGTTTAATCATGAATATATCGGGACCGAACATATCCTACTGGGATTAGTCAAAGAAGGTTCAGGCGTAGCAGCAAATGTGCTGAAAAATCTGGACGTGGACTTGAGAAAGATCCGCCTGGAAGTCGAAAAGATTGTGCAATCCGGCCCCGACATGGTCACCATGGGCAAGCTGCCTCAAACACCGCGTGCCAAAAAAGTCATCGAATATGCGATGGAAGAAGCGCGGAATTTGAATCACAATTATGTCGGAACTGAGCATCTCCTGTTAGGATTATTGCGAGAACAAGATGGAGTTGCCGCCCAGGTCTTAATGAATCTTGGCTTGAAACTGGAAGAAGTGCGTGAAGAAGTATTGAATCTTCTGGGCCATGGGTTGGAAGGTGGCGAAGCAGGAGAACGAACACCTGGTACTGGAAGTCAAAAAGCGGGTAAAAGTAAAACACCTGCTTTAGACAGCTTTGGTCGCGACTTAACCGAACTCGCCAAACAGAAAAAACTCGATCCCGTCATTGGGCGTTCGAAAGAAATTGAACGTGTCATTCAGATTCTCTGTCGTCGGCAAAAAAATAATCCGGTTCTGTTAGGTGAAGCCGGTGTTGGTAAAACGGCAATTGTCGAAGGTTTTGCGCAGATGGTTGTGAATGGAGAGGTTCCTGACCTGCTTCGCGACCGTCGCATTGTTGTGCTGGACCTGGCCATGATGGTTGCTGGCACCAAATATCGTGGTCAGTTTGAAGAACGCATTAAAGCCGTCATGAACGAAGTGCGTCGTGCAAAAAATACGATTTTGTTCATCGACGAATTGCATACGCTGGTTGGAGCCGGTGGCGCTGAAGGTGCCATCGATGCTTCTAATGTATTGAAGCCAGCATTAAGCCGTGGTGAATTACAGTGTATCGGTGCGACCACTTTGGACGAATACCGAAAATATATTGAAAAAGACAGTGCTCTGGAGCGACGTTTCCAGAATGTTATGGTTGAACCACCGACCGATTCACAAACGGTCGAAATTTTGCGCGGTTTACGGGAACGTTATGAAGAGCATCATAAAGTACAAATTACCGATGATGCCTTAGAAAAAGCTGTTGAGTTGTCCTCGCGATACATTACCGGTCGTTGTTTACCTGATAAGGCCATCGATGTGATTGACGAAGCAGGTGCCCGGATTCGTTTGAAATCAATGGTTCGTCCTCCCGATCTGAAAGAACTGGAAGAGGAATCAGAGCGTTTGAACCAATCGAAGGAAGAAGCTGTTGCCAATCAGGACTTCGAATTGGCTGCCAATCTTCGTGATCAGGCCGATAAATTAAAGAAACGCAAAGAGTCTTTGACTCAGGAATGGCGTGAAAAGTCCAAAGAAGTAGATGGCGTGGTCGATGCTGAAGTTGTCGCTGAAGTAGTTGCCAAAATTACCGGCGTGCCGTTGACAAGACTTTCTAGCGAAGACACCGTACGTTTGCTGAATATGGAAGATGAATTGCATGAGCGGGTCATCAGTCAGGACGAAGCCATCAAACAGGTTTCTAAAGCAGTACGCCGCAGTCGTAGTGGACTGAAAGATCCGAAACGACCGATGGGTGCCTTCTTATTCTCTGGCCCGACTGGGGTTGGAAAAACATTATTGGCCAAAACACTGGCTGAATTCATGTTCGGTGATGAAGACGCTTTGATTCAAATTGACATGAGTGAGTACATGGAGAAGCACAACGTCAGTCGTCTGATTGGTGCGCCTCCGGGATATGTAGGCTTTGAAGAAGGGGGACAGTTGACGGAGAAAATTCGTCGTCGTCCTTATGCTGTTGTTTTGCTTGATGAAATTGAAAAAGCACACCCTGATGTGTTCAACATGTTGCTTCAAATTATGGAAGAAGGTCATCTCACCGATAGCTTTGGACGTAAGGTGGACTTCAAAAATGTTGTTCTGATTATGACAACCAATGCGGGTGCTCAGGGTATGGCTCATGGAGATGCTTTCGGATTCCGGAAAGCCGACGATGATACCAGCTACGATGCCATGAAACGCAACCTGATGCATGACCTTCAGAAAGAATTCAAACCTGAATTTTTGGGACGTCTTGATGAAGTGGTTGTGTTCCGTAAACTGACTCGTGAAGAGTTAAAGCAAATTGTGGATATCGAACTCAGCAAGGTTCGCAGTCGCCTGAAAGAGCAGGGCGTTACTTTGGAGCTTACCGACGATACACGCGAGTTCATTATCGATAAAGGTTCTGAAGGTGGCGAACTCGACTACGGTGCTCGTCCATTACGTCGTTCTGTAGAACGGTACATCGAAGATCCATTGGCCGAAGAACTGCTACGTGGTAGTTTTGAGGGCAAAAACAAGGTGCTCGTCGAAGTCAGAGAAGTCGATGGCGAAAAACAACTCGGCTTTGAAGGTTCTTATGAAGCTGAGACTGAAGAACTGGAAACAGTTGGCTCAGTAGAAGGCGCTGAAGGAGACGCGTAA
- a CDS encoding carbon starvation CstA family protein, with the protein MVTLLIAAGAFVGYIIAYHTYGKWLSQKIFNVDAKAEVPSKQLQDDVDFVPTKKEVIFGHHFTSIAGTGPIVGPAIAVFWGWLPALLWVLFGSIFIGAVHDFGALVVSLRNRGQTVGEVAGRLIAPRTRILFLLILLLALTVVLAIFGLVIAIIFALYPETVLPVWITMPIAIVIGLMVYKQNASLLGPSIIALAIVYASVYIGAYYLPINISTLFDIPIMGAFPNTVILWTFVLLAYCAIASVLPVWLLLQPRDFINSHQLVLALGLLLIGAIFAGATGQADLVGSAPAVASNIPADAPPIWPFLFITIACGACSGFHCLVSSGTSSKQVESELDAQYVGYGAMLLEGGLAVIVILACCAGVGMGEFSRVGKGAAYNYQPTMVEGTDTQLAGVAAWETRYNASKGWAAFKLKDKIGAFIHGGANFLGSIGIPLKLGISIIAVLVASFAATTLDTATRLQRYVIQELAATVHIKPLTNKYAATALAVILGGMVAMLPASASQGPGSGGLILWPLFGATNQLLAGLAFMVIVFYLRRRNKPIIFALVPMIVMLIMPAWAMLWNMFNSESGWAANPDKQHLFLFGIAVIALQVWMMVEGLLVWSKSKGCLEEPLPELSTVRPAVATSTAAGGSN; encoded by the coding sequence ATGGTCACATTGCTGATCGCTGCGGGAGCCTTCGTAGGTTACATTATTGCCTACCACACTTATGGTAAGTGGCTTTCACAAAAAATATTTAATGTCGATGCCAAGGCTGAAGTGCCCAGTAAGCAACTTCAGGACGATGTTGATTTTGTTCCTACAAAAAAAGAAGTCATTTTTGGTCATCATTTCACCAGCATCGCAGGGACAGGACCCATCGTAGGTCCGGCGATTGCCGTCTTCTGGGGCTGGTTGCCCGCACTGTTGTGGGTTTTATTTGGATCCATATTCATTGGAGCGGTCCACGATTTTGGGGCGCTCGTCGTTTCGTTGCGGAATCGTGGTCAGACGGTGGGGGAAGTCGCAGGTCGATTAATTGCCCCGCGGACGCGCATCTTATTTCTGTTGATTCTGTTGTTAGCCCTTACGGTTGTTCTGGCGATCTTTGGTCTGGTGATCGCCATCATCTTTGCCCTTTATCCGGAAACAGTGCTGCCGGTCTGGATCACGATGCCGATTGCGATTGTAATCGGGCTTATGGTGTATAAACAAAATGCGTCTTTATTAGGTCCTTCTATTATTGCTTTGGCAATTGTGTATGCGTCGGTTTATATCGGGGCTTACTATTTACCGATTAATATTTCGACGTTGTTCGATATTCCCATTATGGGCGCGTTCCCAAATACCGTCATACTATGGACTTTCGTATTGCTGGCCTATTGTGCGATTGCTTCAGTGTTGCCCGTCTGGTTGTTACTGCAACCTCGTGATTTTATTAACAGTCATCAGTTAGTATTGGCATTGGGTTTATTGCTCATCGGTGCCATTTTTGCCGGCGCCACTGGTCAAGCCGATTTAGTGGGGAGCGCACCTGCGGTTGCCTCGAATATTCCCGCTGATGCACCACCGATCTGGCCGTTTTTATTTATTACGATCGCTTGTGGTGCCTGTAGCGGATTTCACTGTCTGGTCAGTAGTGGTACAAGCAGTAAGCAGGTCGAGTCTGAACTTGATGCACAATATGTCGGCTATGGTGCGATGCTACTCGAAGGGGGGTTGGCAGTCATCGTGATTTTGGCATGTTGTGCCGGTGTAGGAATGGGAGAATTCTCACGTGTCGGAAAAGGAGCCGCTTATAACTATCAACCCACCATGGTCGAAGGCACGGATACCCAACTGGCAGGAGTTGCTGCCTGGGAAACGCGTTACAACGCCAGTAAAGGATGGGCTGCTTTCAAATTGAAAGATAAAATCGGTGCGTTTATTCATGGCGGAGCGAACTTTCTAGGCTCCATTGGAATTCCTTTAAAATTAGGCATCAGCATCATTGCTGTGCTGGTTGCCAGTTTTGCGGCGACCACATTAGATACCGCAACGCGATTACAACGCTATGTGATTCAAGAGCTTGCCGCCACGGTTCACATTAAGCCTTTAACGAACAAATATGCCGCTACAGCTCTGGCAGTCATTCTCGGTGGGATGGTAGCCATGCTGCCGGCCAGTGCCTCGCAGGGGCCAGGTAGTGGTGGTTTGATTCTCTGGCCTCTGTTTGGAGCGACCAACCAGTTATTGGCAGGGTTGGCGTTTATGGTAATCGTGTTTTACCTCCGCCGCCGTAATAAACCGATCATCTTCGCGCTGGTTCCGATGATTGTGATGTTAATCATGCCAGCCTGGGCGATGCTCTGGAACATGTTCAATAGCGAATCAGGCTGGGCCGCCAATCCTGATAAACAACACCTGTTCCTGTTTGGTATTGCCGTCATTGCCTTACAGGTTTGGATGATGGTCGAAGGCTTACTCGTCTGGTCAAAATCAAAAGGATGCCTGGAAGAGCCACTCCCCGAACTTTCCACAGTCCGACCAGCAGTTGCTACAAGCACCGCTGCCGGGGGATCGAATTAG
- a CDS encoding thiamine phosphate synthase has product MQHLLTAGAQRALNQAELIAHTSAQTNLDAIHLLAALANEESRAAEILLTHKIEPVMILAEFQLQIPDESSSDAEENQPLELSEALRDYPALKEILNSALEHASQADVSTEIGSEHLLWGLLNVEGKHTQWLNTQGNLSAQSLRQAIHAQQHHQADPIDVDFAFRTVPTTINDQTHILRTIDAAANRLREGLRVVEDYLRFTLDDAHLMGILKTTRHQLADALKFIGQESLIASRDTLNDVGTAISTTSEFDRQTLEHLLQANLKRVQEATRTLEEFSKLISVEAASIFKQMRYSFYTLEKSVLGCLNNQQKLKGCQLYLLVSESLCHHGSGPAIRESLAAGIEIVQIREKEMTDRQLLEHGKRVREWTRETGAILIMNDRPDLAVAIDADGVHVGQNELPVREVRQIVGPRRMIGVSTHNIEQARKAVLDGADYLGVGPTFPTTTKLFEAHEYAGLKFIQQVAAEITLPWFAIGGINGDNLEQTLQAGAQRVAVSSAICGHEQPGQITKKLLEQFSS; this is encoded by the coding sequence ATGCAACACTTACTGACAGCAGGAGCCCAGCGCGCACTAAATCAGGCTGAACTAATCGCGCATACTTCAGCCCAAACCAACTTGGATGCGATTCACTTGCTGGCGGCACTTGCCAACGAAGAATCACGGGCAGCAGAAATACTGCTCACTCATAAGATTGAGCCGGTCATGATTCTAGCTGAATTCCAACTTCAAATACCTGATGAATCATCCTCCGACGCGGAAGAGAACCAGCCGCTAGAGCTATCGGAGGCGCTGCGCGATTACCCTGCACTCAAGGAGATTTTGAATAGCGCACTTGAGCATGCCAGTCAAGCGGATGTCTCTACCGAAATTGGAAGTGAGCATCTGTTGTGGGGTTTATTAAACGTCGAAGGTAAACACACTCAATGGCTGAATACTCAAGGAAATCTTTCTGCGCAATCACTAAGACAAGCTATCCATGCTCAGCAGCACCATCAGGCAGATCCAATCGACGTGGATTTTGCGTTTCGGACAGTTCCTACGACAATCAACGATCAGACGCATATCTTGAGAACCATCGACGCCGCAGCTAATCGACTTCGGGAAGGACTGCGTGTGGTAGAAGACTACCTCCGTTTCACTTTAGACGATGCGCATCTGATGGGTATTCTCAAAACTACCCGTCACCAACTGGCAGATGCGCTGAAATTTATTGGACAGGAATCACTGATTGCCAGTCGCGATACACTTAACGATGTGGGTACTGCTATCAGTACCACTTCCGAGTTTGATCGACAAACGCTGGAACATTTGCTGCAGGCAAATTTAAAACGTGTTCAGGAAGCAACTCGAACATTGGAAGAGTTTAGCAAATTAATATCGGTCGAAGCGGCTTCCATTTTCAAGCAAATGCGCTATTCGTTTTACACTTTGGAAAAAAGTGTTCTGGGTTGCCTAAACAACCAACAAAAACTGAAAGGCTGTCAGCTCTATTTGCTGGTCTCCGAATCCTTATGCCATCATGGTTCAGGTCCCGCCATTCGAGAATCATTAGCAGCAGGAATAGAAATTGTGCAGATCCGTGAAAAAGAAATGACGGATCGGCAACTGCTGGAACATGGCAAACGTGTTCGCGAGTGGACAAGAGAAACTGGCGCGATCCTGATTATGAATGACCGGCCGGATCTCGCCGTTGCCATTGACGCCGATGGTGTGCACGTCGGGCAGAATGAGTTACCAGTACGAGAAGTAAGACAAATTGTGGGACCACGTCGTATGATCGGTGTATCTACACATAATATCGAACAGGCCCGCAAAGCAGTCTTGGACGGAGCCGATTATCTGGGAGTTGGCCCCACTTTCCCGACTACAACTAAATTATTTGAAGCACATGAATACGCTGGTTTGAAGTTTATTCAACAGGTCGCAGCAGAAATTACGCTCCCCTGGTTTGCAATCGGTGGTATTAATGGAGACAACCTAGAGCAGACACTCCAAGCTGGTGCGCAACGCGTGGCTGTCAGTAGTGCTATTTGCGGTCATGAACAGCCTGGCCAGATTACCAAAAAATTACTGGAACAATTCTCAAGCTGA